A genomic segment from Neobacillus sp. YX16 encodes:
- a CDS encoding molybdopterin oxidoreductase family protein — protein sequence MQRDKFFKEIENVRHPNETLVKTHCSYCGMQCGMNLRVNTKTNKIIGVEPRYDWPVTVGKMCPKGVTAYQQTNHDDRILKPLIRDDASLKGTKEGFREATWEEAYDLIVKKFQELQRDFGKDSLSVYSGVSMTNEKCYLTGKFARVGLQTRYIDYNGRFCMASAAGGFLRSFGVDRGSTLPWTDLHETDCLFIAGSNTAECHPTSMFRVWAVQERGGYLIVADPRETPIARRADVHLDLRPGTDLALANGILNLLIQNGYADEEFVNNHTNGFEETKELVKEFTPEYTSELTGVAPEKIIRAAEIYGKAPNAIVMFARGIEQQVKGVDNVSGYTNMALVTGKIGRPKAGVATFTGQGNGQGGREHGQKADALPGYRKINNPEHVKAVAKVWGIEPEEMPKEGVSAYEMFGLMEQKVIRGLYLLCSNPAVSAPNLNYVREQMKNLDFMVCSDFYLSESAEFADVILPTTTWSEDEGTVTNLEGRCIKINKAQEPLGESKPDWQIHVELCERLGRGKYFSHLKTAKDVADEFRLASKGGYADYYGITWDKIEKQDGVFWPCKDENDPGTPHMFLDKKFYHPDGKAKICALPYRPPAEEPDEEYPLRLTTGRVVYHYLSGNQTRRINFLRDMCPEPYVEVHPETAEKYNINHEEMVRLYTRRGEAEYKVKVTEAIRKDTVFVPYHFGHDKSINLLTIAALDPMSRMPEFKACAAQIEKLELKKVQ from the coding sequence ATGCAAAGGGATAAGTTTTTTAAAGAAATAGAAAATGTACGCCACCCAAATGAAACTCTCGTAAAAACGCACTGCAGCTATTGCGGTATGCAATGCGGGATGAACTTACGTGTCAATACAAAGACCAATAAAATAATCGGCGTTGAGCCTCGTTATGATTGGCCAGTAACCGTCGGTAAAATGTGTCCAAAAGGGGTTACTGCCTACCAACAAACGAATCATGATGATCGGATTTTAAAACCTTTGATTCGTGATGATGCATCCCTAAAAGGAACAAAAGAAGGCTTCCGTGAAGCTACCTGGGAAGAAGCATATGACTTAATCGTGAAAAAATTCCAAGAGCTGCAGCGTGATTTTGGTAAGGATTCACTAAGTGTATATAGTGGTGTATCCATGACCAATGAAAAATGTTATCTAACTGGTAAATTTGCGCGTGTTGGCTTACAAACACGCTACATTGATTACAATGGACGCTTTTGTATGGCGAGTGCTGCCGGAGGATTTTTGAGATCCTTCGGAGTCGACCGTGGATCAACCTTACCATGGACAGATCTTCATGAAACAGATTGTTTGTTTATCGCAGGAAGCAACACGGCAGAATGCCACCCAACATCTATGTTTAGAGTTTGGGCAGTTCAAGAGCGTGGTGGTTATTTAATCGTAGCAGATCCTCGTGAAACACCCATTGCCAGAAGAGCAGATGTCCACTTGGATTTAAGACCAGGAACCGATCTTGCCCTTGCAAATGGAATTTTAAATTTATTAATCCAGAACGGCTATGCAGATGAAGAATTCGTAAACAACCATACAAACGGCTTTGAGGAAACAAAAGAACTAGTGAAAGAATTCACACCAGAATATACGAGTGAACTTACTGGAGTTGCACCAGAGAAAATCATTCGTGCAGCTGAAATTTATGGAAAAGCACCAAATGCAATCGTTATGTTTGCCCGCGGAATTGAGCAGCAGGTTAAAGGAGTAGATAATGTTTCTGGATATACGAATATGGCGTTAGTGACTGGCAAAATTGGCCGTCCAAAAGCAGGGGTTGCTACTTTTACAGGCCAGGGGAATGGCCAAGGCGGACGTGAACACGGTCAAAAGGCAGATGCACTTCCAGGTTACCGAAAAATTAATAATCCTGAGCATGTTAAGGCGGTAGCCAAGGTATGGGGCATTGAACCAGAAGAAATGCCAAAAGAGGGTGTCTCCGCTTATGAAATGTTTGGTTTGATGGAGCAAAAGGTCATCCGTGGATTATATTTATTGTGCTCAAATCCAGCGGTTTCTGCACCAAACTTAAATTACGTACGTGAGCAGATGAAAAACCTTGATTTTATGGTTTGTTCGGATTTCTACCTTTCAGAATCAGCGGAATTTGCAGATGTTATACTTCCAACCACTACTTGGTCTGAAGATGAAGGAACCGTTACAAATCTAGAAGGACGCTGTATAAAAATTAACAAGGCACAAGAGCCGCTTGGTGAATCTAAACCAGATTGGCAAATCCATGTTGAATTGTGTGAACGTCTTGGCAGAGGAAAATATTTCTCACATTTAAAAACAGCTAAAGATGTTGCTGATGAATTCCGCTTAGCTTCAAAAGGCGGCTATGCGGATTATTATGGAATCACCTGGGATAAAATCGAAAAACAAGATGGTGTATTCTGGCCTTGTAAAGATGAGAATGATCCTGGAACACCACATATGTTCCTAGATAAAAAATTCTATCATCCAGATGGAAAGGCGAAAATATGTGCCCTTCCATACCGTCCACCGGCTGAAGAGCCCGATGAAGAATATCCATTGCGCTTAACCACTGGACGCGTTGTTTATCATTATCTATCTGGGAACCAAACAAGAAGAATCAACTTCCTACGGGATATGTGTCCAGAGCCGTACGTAGAAGTACACCCAGAAACAGCTGAAAAATATAACATAAATCATGAAGAAATGGTTCGTTTATATACTCGCAGAGGCGAAGCAGAGTATAAAGTAAAAGTCACAGAAGCTATCCGAAAAGATACGGTTTTTGTACCTTATCATTTTGGTCATGATAAATCTATTAATCTATTAACGATTGCTGCTCTTGATCCAATGTCAAGAATGCCGGAATTTAAAGCTTGTGCAGCGCAGATTGAAAAACTTGAACTAAAGAAGGTGCAGTAA
- a CDS encoding 4Fe-4S dicluster domain-containing protein, translating into MKKRLYLELENCIGCRSCLAACTQCGGHEERNRNYVYDVNPLVNRQTMPLMCLHCVNPACARSCPAQAIQIHETGAVLSALVEKCIGCQNCTIACPYGIPKFDTEQNLMYKCDLCIDRTKDGIPPMCASVCPSNTLQWLTDEEIEAKQKQFNLDNGKWVTSMPYLEGETNVRVNLPGILQGVTKLF; encoded by the coding sequence ATGAAAAAGAGGCTATATTTAGAACTTGAAAACTGTATAGGCTGCCGCTCGTGTTTGGCTGCCTGCACACAGTGCGGTGGTCATGAAGAGCGTAACCGTAACTATGTATACGATGTTAACCCGCTTGTTAACCGTCAAACCATGCCTCTAATGTGCCTTCACTGTGTGAATCCAGCATGTGCGAGAAGCTGTCCGGCACAAGCAATCCAAATTCATGAAACAGGAGCTGTTCTTTCAGCTCTTGTGGAAAAGTGTATTGGCTGCCAAAACTGTACGATTGCCTGCCCTTACGGTATTCCAAAGTTTGATACCGAGCAAAATCTAATGTATAAGTGCGATCTATGTATCGACCGTACAAAAGACGGAATCCCTCCAATGTGTGCAAGCGTATGTCCGTCCAATACTTTGCAATGGTTAACAGATGAAGAAATTGAAGCGAAGCAAAAGCAATTTAATTTAGATAACGGTAAATGGGTTACAAGCATGCCTTATTTAGAAGGCGAAACAAATGTTAGAGTGAATCTCCCTGGAATCCTGCAGGGTGTCACGAAATTGTTTTAG